gcagTCAGCggtaatcttgttaaaatgatgttaacgccataaccatatacacatacgtgtgtgtgtgagtgtatatacatatatggatgggtggatatttattttttttttctcttggtgTTGTTATAATActatttactttttcttaatGTATACTTAATTTTGTCACcatgtgtatttaaaaaaaaaaaaaaaaaaaaaaaaaaaaaacatgatttttattttgtgttatcaGTGCTGTCCTGGGGAGATATGAGGTCTTGTGTGACTTAAGGCTAATTCAGCTAATTGTTATGCATTTGTTTTAAAAGTCTGTCCCTGATAGGGCTTAATCATGTCATGtcttttatgttaaaatctTTGAGTGTATAGGTCCCGGGGAAAGGGTTGTGCGGATCTTCATCTTGGACAGCAGCAAAGGAGTCGTCCAAAAAGTCCACTGGGAAGTTGGATGAAGAGGGCATGGAAATAGCTGTTTGTTGCCACGGAGTCCTGTTAGCGGCATTAAACATGTTTCGAGGGGACATCTTTGCTTACCCTCTTTTTCTCCAGAGGAAGTTGGCAGCTAACGTCCCAGGACATATTACGTTCCTTTGCTCCGATGTGGCCTGTAAATATTTCCCCTATTTAACCAAGGTGGCTCAGCAGTGCCCTGAGCTGAGGAACCTCTTGTCAATGCATCCTTTACTCTCCGTCATGCATGCAAAGGCTCACATTTGGAAATGCGAGGTATACTGCAGCTTGTAGTTTTGGATTAGTTTGAGACATTTTGTTATAAGGTTGAATGAATTTAGCAATCATGTATTGTGACTGATGTGCAGAAATGGGTTGAAGGTGAGTCTCAATATAACGCACTCGTGTATAACAATAGGACCCACCATAGCCTCATTAAAGAACTTAAGGTAGAGTTAATATCTTTCTGACAGTgtcaacaaacaaagaaaaataagccTTGTAAAAGCAGAATTTATGGCAGAGTTGTTGCGTTTGATCAAATTGGATAGAACCTGGGTTGAAGTGATGTCGTACTAGTTGGTTTTATAAACCTGAACACCGACATACTTGTTATCTCATGATAATGCAGCACATGAAGGCTACAGATGTCTTATAATGAATGTCATCAAGTCAGTGATTTCAGAGTCCACTGTAGTTTGGTGACTGTTACTTATCCTGTATTCTGATTAATATTCCTCTCACTTAGAAACTGATCAAACTGATGGCAGCCTTGGAGCGTTGCAGGCACGAATAGAGGAGCTTGTCGTCATCATCAGAGTGCGAACACAGTCTTTACAGACAAAATGGTGTCACAGTTTCTTTGAAATGGACCGTTTGATACTCAGTTTGTACAGCTTGTACAGCTACTttgtaaacagaataaaatcagATCCAGGTTTGTTTAAGCTGGATGTGATGCGTGTTCTAGCAAACAAATTGATGAGTGTAGATTAAAATGTAACTATATACATTATGTGAAGGTGTGaattttttatgattatttacCGATAGCAACAAGAGGCGACACAGAATTCGCAAGGTCATCTTAGTTGAGAAGAAACGCTTGGCGGCTGCTGTTGACGACTACAACAAGCTTGCTGAACCAACAAAGCAAATCGTATCCAGTGATGCCCTCATGCAGACCGACGTTTGGCCCTGGCAGAGCACAAGTGAATGTAAGCTCTTGATTTATAAATATCCCTTTTAAACAAACTCCCAGTATCTGAGCAGTAGTTGAATGTTTTGTTCTTGAATCATAACGTGCTACTATGTTTTCCCATCTGATGTTGTTAAACTGTAGCTGCTGCTGACCTCCAGACAAAGAGAAAGGTCTTTGAGAAGGTGATGGCTGTGAGGCgcctgagagaggaggagatgatcCTTTGTAGGGAGATGCAGCATCACTGGACAGTGTTGCGAATGCGATCTGTGGTGTTGGGGACAATCTCCTCAGACTGTAAGcacatcttttatttattaattatttgatGAATCGATTGAAAATGAGAGCAGATGCTAAAGTCTTACTGGATCTTTTACCTATATCTAGATTGGTGGCTAACACTGCCTTCtccctttaaaaaaagtttaattacaGGATCCTAATTCCTTGTGTTTATGAGgtgaggtttttgtttgtttgtttttttactttactcatatttatttgttttgttctttttacagcCTCCCTTGTTGGCATGTTGGAGGATGCACAGAAGGGACTCTGTAGCCTGgttttaaaataacaaagtgAACTGAAAGCTGAAATGCTCAAAGTAAAGGACGTGTACAAGAGAATCCTCAGCCACCAACCACTCCTGGAAATGGActcggaggaggaggaagacattCCAGACGATGCCACTGAGAGTGATTTGAGCACTTCTGATGAAGACTGGTTGTGTCATCATTGATGTTATGtttggtaaaataaaaagttaatcaCATCTCTGTTTAATGTGATTTTTACAATGTCTGTTTTAGAAATTGCTTATCATCAACAgaccttttacattttgagaagaaaaatagaattCCCTTGGTGCAGTTGTTTACCCTGAATCATTCTTTCCCATCTAATTTAATGACTAGTGTACATGTTCAGAtacaataacataatttaattcATGGAATGCTTTCTGTGCTGCTCAAATTACCAGAGAATTTAAAAGCACCAGGCAGCACACTCACAAAGaaatttttgttcagtgttttgtcGAAGAAATCAACAAGTACAATTGAGATGTTTGCTGTAGTGGTGTGTTGTTAAGAAGCATGCCAGCACACTGGTGAACTGACAGTCCCAGAATGCACCCGAGCCAGTGACTCGCCCCAGAGCAAATGAAATTGCATATCTAGAAAGACAACCGTCATCAAAGAATAAGTAAAAGAATAGGAAACAAATGGTAAGGGAAGGTACTGTGCGGTAGGAAAGAAAGGCCACAGCCgtgcaaaatgacctccagcagacCACAAATGTGCACGTCTGCTCAAACGGTCAGAAACTGACTCCATGAGGGTGGTATGAGGGCCCGATGTCCACAGGTGAGAGTTATGCTTGCAGCCCAACACCATGCAGGATGTTTGGCATTTGCCAGAGAACACgttgggcgtttatcaatatgcgtacttgtgcgtacttgcgttctcgtgtactcgtgatacgtcatcagtcagagaccaagtactgttccaattcgaagtacgcatcaagccgagaacgcgaaaaagtcccggatgtgttctcgatccgcccgttttatcgagcatgcatcggtgtagacttgggacagctaaatatcccagaatgcatttcgtccaaaactcaacagcggactcccggcacatcgttttcaacccccgctcgcggacttctcactactcaggttaaagaaactccagcagctgtctatagtattgagtgtccactagaatagaaataaaagcgttctaacatctcacctgcttgtttttattaaagtatgtacacgtatgtacatgtacactatttttattaatagaggtttcactactgaggttaaaaatgatatataagttacttagatcacttctaaatgttaatgtttggtttatttcagtgttttatttgttcctgagtaaaccggtttggctgtgattaaagttaagcttcataacgttactcacagttaaattaggaggggacggcagtaaagactccggacctgtgacatcatcacgtacgcaggtgttccaattgtacatatcgcgagtccgtgctcaccgagaacgcgagtatgtactcgcgtacttgggcattgataaacggccaaaGATTGGCAACTTTGCCACTGGCGCCCTGTGCTCCTCACAGATGAAAGCAGGTTCACACTGAGCACTTGTGACAGATTCTGGAGACGCCGTGGAGAACCTTCTGCTGCCTGCAACATCCTCCAGCATGCCGGTTTGGCAGTGGGTCAGTTTTGGTGTGGGGTGGCATCTCTTTGGGGACCGCACAGCCCTCCATGTGTTCGGCAGAGGTAgcctgactgccattaggtacTGAGATGAGATCCTCAGGCCCCTTGTGAGACCATATGCTGGTGCAGTTGGCCCCAGGTTCCTCCTAATGCAAGACAATGCTAGACCTCATGTGGCTGGAGTGTGTCAGCAGTTCCTGCAAGACGAAGGCATTGATGCTGTGGACTGGCCCATCCGTTCCCCACACCTGAATGCAATTGAGGACATCTGGGACATcatggccgtttctcaattcccAAGTAGGCGAGtacgtacttgcgttctcggtgagtacgtacttgCCAAGAACACACGGGAGTatgtacccgccgagaacgcgagcacagACTCacgatttgtacaattggaacacctgcgtacgtgatgatgtcacaggtccggagtttttactgccgtcccctcttaatttaactgtgattaatatattatgaagcttaactttaatctcagccaaaccggtttactcaggaacaaataaaacactgaaataaaccaaacattaacatttagaagtgatctaagtgacttatatatcatttttaacctcagtagtgaaacctctattaataaaaatagtgtacatgtacatacgtgtacatactttaataaaaacaagcaggtgagaggTATTTTTTCTAATACCTTGTATATAAAAACCACATATGACCACAACTCCAAATGTGCAATTGTCACGGCATCTAAACATGACATATTGCAAAAGGTAGAAACATATAATATACAATATGTTCTGAAGCTGCTACTGGTGCAGTTAACTTTGCTTTAGGCTCCCATACACAGTACTGCTTACCCTAATCACCTCATACAAGATGCTACTTACTTTACTTTAAACAAATTAGAGAGTGAAACAGAGACTGACACTGGTTGAAATGTatagtaaatattttattttgaacttttatgCTGAACTACAAACTGAACTGTGCGATCGCACACAGGGATCTGGTTTACTGTGTGTAAAACTGCACAGGTTCTCATGTGTCATCCCACACTTTGCCACTGTCAGgagaaaaacataacaaacaactACGACAACCACACACAAAATAGGATAATTTAGGTTGTGACATATGACAGTTTTTTAGGATGAAATAACTTCTATATTCATGTCATGCTTTATACACCTTCATTGTAATATAAATTGATCAAATGAAGTCAGAGAGTAATAATATATGGAGTAGATGTCAAGCAGGACCATAGCAGCAGCCACGATCCATCGGAACCTGCTGGATGAGAGAGCACAGAAACTCCAGGGAAGAAGATTAGTTAGTAACATGCATGAACTGCATTACTGAGACATGTATGCCTACAGATGGTGGTGAGGGAGAGGGGGAGAGTTTTCAGTAAAAGGAGATGTGACTGCATTTTCAACCAATACTGAGCCTGCATAAccctgaaagagacagacagaggggggggggacACTAACCCCCAGCAGTCTGGTCCTATTACAACATAACTAAGAGCTGACCTGaaccagccctaactataagctcTATAAAGAAGTAAAGTCTTATGCCTACTCTTAAGAGTGTTGACCATGTCCACCTCCAAAACTCATAATGGACTTTGGAGGTGGACAGCTATCAAGCTCCTCACAGAAGAGGAGCTCGATAGCTAAAAGCTCCCAATTTACTTTAGTCCAAATACATGAATTTAAACTGAGGTGATAACTATTTATTATCAATATGAATGTCTGTTCcggtctgactgtgagtcccagtagctctcagttctttaaaggagactttgtgtctctgagctgtgaggaggacgacagctctgtcggatggactctgaggagaaacacaagtgaaaaacagaggactcagtgtggagatgggtggggaatATCATTTAACTCTTCCTGTGACATGAGTTACCTCGTTGAAAgagacagtggagtttactggtgtgagtccagagagggtcccatcagtaacatggttaacctgacagtcactggtaagctgagtgtgtggagttagtgttgatgaagctgtgtgtaaatggatgaaatgctgtagtttgtctctgtgttgaggtggatcagtgatcctgcagagtcctgtcctccctgtgatggagggagatgacgtcactctgctctgtaaaacaaagaccactccctccaacctcccagctgctttctataaagatggctccctcatcaggaagcagcctacaagtcacatgaccatccagcatgtttccaggtctgatgaaggcctctacaagtgtaacatcagcggtcatggagagtctccatccagctggatcactgtcacaggtgaggagcttcactctttttctgtctcttaatTTATCCACATATTCATCTGAACAGGTGGGATTCTCTCTGCAGGTAGACGTCCAACCACAACCTCGCCCACCACTTCTACAAATATGCCCCCTACCTCTGCTTTGTCCCCTTACTCCACCACCCTCCATCTTGTGATCAGAGTAGTCTGTCACCTGGTGGTGTTCTGTCCATACTTCATCTCCACTCTCCTCTTGGTGTCTTTATATCAACACAGAGCCAAAGGTAACACCCTGAGTCTCCTCGATAATTTATCATTGTCAATATGATTGCTTTTGTATTATTTCTCTGATGACCTCATGTTACAGAAAATGGCCCCACTATCCCCATGGCAACAGCAACCAATGCTGAGCAGAGACTGTGTGAGGACTATGATGATATTGGGTCGGTGACCACTGAGCATCAGTTCTAAGCTCATGCTCCATCAGATGGTGTACACTGTGACTGAATTATATGTGATATAATAACACCTGGCTTTGTTCATGTGAACTTTATGAATAAAGGTTTTCCTTGTTGACATCCTGATGTTGCTTTTTCACACTTTTGTAGTTTTTAAGTTTTATGTTAGTGAGAGGGAAGATATGCAAGCTTGATCAACAACAGCATAAGTACATGTAAGCAGTTAACATGACATTCGTGTCTTTAGACTGTGGTAGTAAACCCACACAGGCTCCTGTCTGCTTCCTCGTATGTATGTTTTTCTACAGACTCATGTACATCAGAGCTTGCTGACTCTTGTGCAACACTTCTCTGTGTAGCTGAAACTTTGACTGTGGCTCTATTTTAACCGTCTGTTGTGTGGTTACTCTCAGCTTTGTCTGCAGTCCTCGGCTTTCAGATCTGTGTTTCTGATCTGGTTgcattttcccacacaaccagagaatggtctgaaaagagAAACCCGGTGTTGAACTGTGTTCCAGCTCTGAAGGTGATGACAGTCTGCTTctcctccttttttatttacttttactgAATCAATGAAAACAACCTGAATCACAGACACAGTCATCAGACAGGGATAGAGACCAAAGTTGAACAAGTTTATCTTTTAAATTTGAAGGACTGGATCAGAGATGAGCGTGTCTGAGGTagaaatgatcaaataatgAAGGAATAAATGTTCTAAGGTTCCTGCTGAACATGCGATTTCATACTTATCAGACTGGGGTGGTGTTCTTGTTTCCCTGTGTTTTTAGTCATTATATCTTAAATACCGACCTCATGATGTTTCAGCACTTTACAATTCACTGACTCTCAGCTCCCTGGAGTTCCTCTAAATGTTTGTTATTAACAGTTTTCAGGTGTGAAGTCACAAGCTTTCTTTCTCAAACtatcttaaaaagaaaaaaatgtgttttggtattttcccccctttttttaaatcacagtttGCTGCATTAGAATAATTTTATGCAATGTTCTGGTTTGATCTCAAGGTGGCAGTGTTGTTTTACTGCTACCAGAACTGCACTCAGACTGCAAAGGGCTGTGATAACTGTGTTAAAATGTTGAACTACTAAAGTGAAGTTATGacatctgtggtttttattatGATCACAGTtatcaaacattttttaagaAGCTTTTCCTAAAGAAGATTTTACAACTTATTTCATCCACATATTCACCTGAACTGGGAGATTATCTCTGCAGATAGATGTACAATTGCAACCTCACCCAGCACCCCTCCTTTGCCCCCTtacccctcctccctcccccttGTAATCAGACTGGTCTCTCACCTGGTGATGTTCTGTCCATACTTCATCTCCACTCTTCTTATGGTGTCTTTATATCGACGCAGAGCCAAAGGTCTGAGGATCCTCAATTATTGATCAAGCTTGATTACTTTTAAAGACAATGGATGGATGCATTCCCTCCTGTGCATAGACAGGACAGATTTAGATATATCCAGGACTGAACAAGAAGCTTATCAGTTCAAAGTTTATGAAATATAGAAATAATCAGGTGCTTCTGAGAAACTGACACATCCAAACTACAAAGGCTGGACTGTCTATGAGTCAATTACAGGCGTATTAGAGTTAATGTGATTGTGAGTTTATGCTGTTTTTAAGTTTCTCTTTACATCTGTCTCAAAGCTCTCTGGGCTTATTAATCACAAGAGCAGAAATGGCTGTTCTTTGTAGAAGGGCAACCTCACagtgttgacctttgacctccagagAGCCACAATGCTCCAGCTGTTTCATTTGTTAGAACTTATCCACATTTCTCCTCCTGCAGATTTACCCCACAACAATTCTACAGTAAAGCTTATGTTAATCCATTTGTGACACACTCAGTGATCTTTGTCTCTGTGGGTGCTGATTTTGATGTATTCATTTAAGCAAAAGTATAATATCTTTCAAAATGTGAAATGCCACTATTTCTATTGACTGTAGAATTGATCTcctcagtgcttcctttattaGTGGATAGTTTAGAGTTATCAGGAAAAGGTGTTAAAAGGAGTTAAACTTTAATGCTCAACTTATAACACTTCATGTCCTCAAATGTGTTGCTGACATTGCACGAGCATTTATATCCACAGTGTTTCCTGACGCTGCAATGAAACttgaaaatacaattttaaatttgatgttATATTTTCAGCATTTCTGCTGCCAGCTGTAATAAATCTACAGTCATCAAATAAAAATCATTATGACATGattttaataatgttttttatgGTTTTAATTCCATTTCTGAGAGCTCAAATAAGCAACaaatatttttcacttttgtttaCCAAATCAAAGATTAACCATAATCAAAACAATTTTTCCTTGTAACATGTCTTTCAATTCATTCAAGAGCAAAAGAATAGCAGCAGTGTGTTTAGCAGTGTGTGAATAGTAAATACAGTTCATGGGAACTGCTCTTAGTCTAGTTCACCACCTGAGACCAGTTTGTCTCAGGAGAACCTACCAGGAGCTGAACCCTCCAGATAACTCTGAACATCTGAGTTCACAAATCCCTCCACCACGTTAAGGTGGCAATTGAGAGACAGGGTCACTTTATTGGTGCAGACCTTGGTAACAAagatgaaaaagacacaaatatgTTTGAGTTAATCACAGTATTTCATGGCACATCTTACGTTTGCCATATTTGTCCACACTTCCTTGCAAAAGCACTCCATATACGTTAGATTCTGAGGACGTCTCTtgtgcacagccctcctcacgtCACCCCACAGGATTTGGTTTGCCTACTGTGCTACATGCTGTGTTGCTGTTCTGTGTATTGTGATGAACTGTTTGGGTGTTTATATGACTCTGTTTAATAAACTCTGTTtcaagaattctactcttttccAGAGGATCTTTTTGAGTGATTTGATTTTAAGTGGATCTAAAAAATGTATCTCCACATCACTGGCTGGATAAGGTTATCATgttggcttcaaaatttgcaaCCCGACGCCATATATATGGAGTATGCAGGAGACACATGTAGTACACAGCTAGTACTTCCTACAGCTGCTTCAGTATTGCTGTAGGTCTCTTGGCAGCCTCCCTGACCAGGTTTTGTCTTGTCTTCTTGTCAATTTTGGAGGGACATTCATTTCTTTGCCATGTCACTGTTCAAGTTTTgcagaaaatcccagcagaatTGGGAAACCAACAGATAAAACACTGAGTCCAGCTTCTTCCCGTTTCTTTGAATCATCTCTAAGTCCTCCTGGTTGACCTGCAGAtaagaaacaggtgtgaggtgtcagatAGGTAAtgagaacagaacagaacatgATCTTTAGCGGAGTTCACATAATTGTTGCAGACATGTTGACCAGACCAAACTACTggtttttatattatatataaacagGACTGGTCACTAGGAGCACCGGAACCTTTCCTGGTAATCTGAGGATGATTTGGATCATTCAACCTGAGTTTGTTAGCAGTTTAAAGACTGTGCACAAGCACAACTCTCTCATTGGCCTCTTGCTAATTAATTTGCAGTGAATTCTCTTCATTGTGATATGTTGGATATTGTGACAGTCCTAAGCAGCAGGAAGGGCAAGAACACAGAGGCTTGGGATGTTGAACTGACCTGAATAATTGTCCCAGTTCACCCGAGCATTCATTGCTGCTTACCAGATGTTTACTTCAAGACAAACTGGTTGTCATCTACTTCACTAGGATGAGATTGGATGATGTTCCTGTTTTTTAGGCATCAGAAGAGTAATAACAAGAACAATTAATCCGACTGCAGAAAATCCCAGAGATATCAGCAGTCCATTCTGTCAGAGACTGTATCCAGCCTCTTCCTTCTTCCCTCCATCTCCGAATCTttctgtctgacctgcaggtgagaaacaggtgtgaggtgtcagctgtcaggtaggtgatgagtgaagaacagaacagaatccatttcctcttcaaactgctgtcagacattatctactgcactctgatcacagcTCTACTTACTCACCTAGTagtcaaattcaaattcaaatttttatttgtcacatacacagtcatacacagtatgatatgcagtgaaatgcttacacaactgctcgtgacctaaagaagaaaaaagaaagactatGAATAggataggaaataaatatgaaaattggaattaaaagggTACAGTTGACTAGGaaggaataagataaaatataaaaattaagttaaaaatgaaataactgtacaacaacaaattagaatgaagtgtaaatttaactgggaaagaataagataaaatatataaattaaagttgaaaataaaataactgtacaacaaaatacacaatacacaaatacacaatatagaaatatataagaatgtatgaagaaatatagaataataacagcagctgtacaagtattaaatggaaatgaagaaatataatgtccaAGGTTGTGCAATCCACGTTTGTAAGTGacttgtgcagtgcaaatatgcttaaagtgattAAGTGATGAAGTGATTCGATTAGATGACCACGCATCTAATCGAATTAGTGTAAACAATGTCCAGAATGTCcagtgtgtgtaaaaaccatATGTGTGGGTCTGTTCTATGTGGTGTGATTGTGATTGAGAGACCGTATCGCCtgcgggaagaagctcctcctcagtctctctgtgttggtcttcagggagcggaatcgctttcctgacctcaacagagagaacagtccgttgttgggatggctgaggtccttcacgaTCTTCCTGGCCTTGGTCCAGCACCGCCTGCTGTAGATTGAGTGCAAGTCAGGGAGCTCGGAGCGGATGGTGCGCTCAGCTGATCGCACAACCCTCTGTAGAGCTCGTCTATCCTGCATGgtgctgttcccgaaccaggtTGAGATGTTTCCCATCAGGATGGTCTCTATGGTGCACGAGTAAAAGTTCCTGAGCACCTTGGAGGGCAGCTGGAAGTCTCTCAAGCGTCTGAGGTGGTAGAGACGCTGTCGGGCCTTTTTCACCAcggtgttgatgtgacaggaccatgacaggtcctgtGTGATGTGAACTCCAAGGTATTTGaagctgtccactctctccactgggcACTCGTTGATGACAGGGGTCCGgtagttcctctcctgcttagtgctgaagtccactatcaactcctttgtcttacTGACATTTAGAAGGAGGTTGTTCCTCTGGCACCAGTTCTCCAGATTCCTAATCTCCTTCAGGAAGGCCGTCTCGTTGTTGTCAGAGATCAGGCCCACCACGacggtgtcgtcagcaaacttgatgatggtggtggagttggtagtggccacacagtcatatGTGTACAAAGAGTACAGCAGGGGGCTCAGAACACACTCCTGGGGGGCTCCAGTGCTGAGAGTGATGGAGGCTGAGACATGTGCGatcggggcgatcgtggctcaagagttgggagttcgccttgtaatcggaaggttgccggttcgagccccggcttggacagtctcggtcgttgtgtccttgggcaagacacttcacccgttgcctactggtggtggtcagagggcccggtggcgccagtgtccggcagcctcgcctctgtcagtgcgccccagggtggctgtggctacaacgtagcttgccatcaccagtgtgtgaatgtgtgtgtgaatgggtgaatgactggatgtgtaaagcgctttggggtccttagggactagtaaagcgctatataaatacagaccatttaccatgtccaccCATCGTTACTGCCTGTGGTCTGCCAGTTAGGAAGTTGGAGATCCACTGACACATAGATGAGCTGAGTCCCAGGTGCTccagtttggtggtgagtgtggagggaattatggtattaaatgcagagctgtagtcgatgaagagcattttaacataattccCCCTTCTAGAGTCCAAGTGAGTAAGTGATGTGTGGAGGAGATGAGAGATGGCATCGTCTGTGGAACGATTTGGACGGTAAgcgaactgtagtgggtccaGTGTGTCTGGTAGTGAAGAAATGATGAAGTCTCTGACCAGgcgttcaaagcacttcatcactactgAGGTGAGGGCTACAGGGCGATAGTCATTGAGAGAAGCAGGGTGGGGTTTCTTCGGGACAGGAACAATGATGGACtccttgaagcatgtggggatcaCTGACTGAGATAAAGAGATGTTGAACATCTCAGTGAACACAGGTGCTAGCTGGTATGCGCAGTCTCTGAGGATACGACCTGAGATGCCGTCTGGTCCTGCTGCTTTCCTGGTGTTCACTCTCTTGAAGGCTCTCCTCACGTCATGCTCGGAGATGATGAGCGCGTTTCCGGTATTGGCAGtatcttcctgtctgcagccgTTAGCGCTGCTAGCACTAGCATCGTTAGCGTCTTTAGCTGCAGCCTCAAAGCGAGCATAGAAAGTGTTCAGCTCGCCTGCCAGAGTCAGGTCGGTGTTCGTCATACCGGTTGTTGGTGCTTTATAGTCCGTTATTGTCCTTAATCCCCGCCACAGGCTCCTAGAGTCGCTCTGTTGGAGTTGTGACTCTAGTTTCCTCCCGTAGCGCTGCTTCGCCTCTTTCACCGCCTTCCGCACGTTATATGACGCGGCTTTGTACGGGTCCATGTCCCCCGTCGCGAGTCCCGTGTTGTAGGCAGCGGTGCGGGATCTCAGAGCGTCGCGGATGGTTTTATCCACCCACGGCTTCTGGTTGGGAAACGTTGTGATAGTCTTTGTCTCCACGGTATCATCCGCTAGTTTCCCGATGAATCCCACAACCACTTCCGTAAACACGTTGACGTCATCATCGGAGCTGTTtctgaacatgtcccagtctGCGTCGTCGAGGGTGTCCTGTAAGGTGGCCACCGATTGGTCCGTCCAGCGCGTGACCTTCCTCTGAACCggaacttcctgtttcagcctt
The sequence above is a segment of the Oreochromis aureus strain Israel breed Guangdong linkage group 3, ZZ_aureus, whole genome shotgun sequence genome. Coding sequences within it:
- the LOC120437404 gene encoding uncharacterized protein LOC120437404; translation: MDKTRDSGKSRGGGVCLMVNNNWCNSTNVVPLTRSCTPNLELLSIMCRPFYLPREFTSVIISAVYIPPQADMDTAFCELHEALTQHQTQHRDAALIVTEDFNSANLKRAAPNFHQHITCPTRGERTLDHCYTTVKDGYKAQSRPPFGKSDHVAIFLMPKYKQRLKQEVPVQRKVTRWTDQSVATLQDTLDDADWDMFRNSSDDDVNVFTEVVVGFIGKLADDTVETKTITTFPNQKPWVDKTIRDALRSRTAAYNTGLATGDMDPYKAASYNVRKAVKEAKQRYGRKLESQLQQSDSRSLWRGLRTITDYKAPTTGMTNTDLTLAGELNTFYARFEAAAKDANDASASSANGCRQEDTANTGNALIISEHDVRRAFKRVNTRKAAGPDGISGRILRDCAYQLAPVFTEMFNISLSQSVIPTCFKESIIVPVPKKPHPASLNDYRPVALTSVVMKCFERLVRDFIISSLPDTLDPLQFAYRPNRSTDDAISHLLHTSLTHLDSRRGNYVKMLFIDYSSAFNTIIPSTLTTKLEHLGLSSSMCQWISNFLTGRPQAVTMGGHGKWSVFI